ATTGCTGGCGCGCATACGCAGCGTGCTGCGCCGCAGCCATGCCATGCCATCGAACGTGCCCTCGGACAAGGCGCAGCAAATCCGCTTTTCCGGCTGGACCCTGGACCTCACGGCGCGCCATTTGTTGAATCCCACGGGCCTGGTGATCATGCTGTCGGGTGCGGAATTTCGCTTGCTGCGCGTGTTCCTCGAACACCCGAACCGCGTGCTCAACCGCGACCAGTTGCTGAACCTGACGCAGGGCCGCGACGCCGATCCGTTCGACCGCTCGATCGATATCCAGATCAGCCGCTTGCGGCAAAAGCTCGGTGAAGATGCCCGTTTGCCGCAAATCATCAAGACCGTGCGCAATGGCGGCTACGTGCTGGCCGGGCAAGTCAACGTGGAGCCGCACGCGTGAAGGCCTTTCTGGGGTCGATGACGGGCAGGGTCTTCATGTTTCTGCTGATCGGCATCGTCGCTTCGGCCGCGCTGACGCAGTGGCTGGCCGTGGGCGAACGCCAGCGCGCCATCGAGCAATACCGCGACTATCATGCCGTCGAGCGGGCCGAGCAGCTGGTGATGGCGGCCGACGTGGTGCCGCTGGCCTCGCGCGCCGCCTACCTGAAGGTCGCCAACAAAGGCAGCGTGCGCCTGGAATTGCGTCCCGACACGGAACATACGCCCGGCGCGCCGACGGAGTTTTCCAGCGCCCTGCAAGCCAAGCTGGGCGAAGGTTTCAAGGTCAGCGCGCTGGCCGAACGCCCGGAAGCCTGCGTCAAGCCGCGCCAGAGGCCGGGCATGTTTTCCGCCAAGCCATGGGGCGGCACCTGCGAAAACCTCGACGTGCGCATGCAGGATGGCCACGTGCTGCGCCTGATGGTCTTGCCGCCGCGCCAGCAGCCACCGTTCAATGAACATAACGACTGGATGACCCTGCTGCCTTTCCTGATCAGCATTGCCATCCTCGCCTACCTGGTCACGCGCATGACCATGCGCCCGCTCAAGCAGCTGGCGCAGGCGGCAAAAGACCTGGGCAACGACATCAACCATCCGCCGCTGACCCTGTCGGGCGCCAGCGAGATCCGCCAGGCCAGTGCCGCCTTCAATGCCATGCAGGCGCGCATCCGCCAGCATATTTCCCAGCGTACACAAATGCTGGCCGCCATCACGCACGACTTGCAGACGCCGCTGACGCGTTTGCGCCTGCGCCTGGAAAAGGTGGCCGATACGGAATTGTATGAGCGCCTGGTGGGCGACCTGTCGGCCATGCAGAGCATGGTCAAGGAAGGGCTGGACCTGGCCCGCTCGATGGATAGCACGGAAGCGATGCAGGCGCTCGATCTCGATTCCCTGTTGGATAGCGTCTGCTCCGATGCGGCCGATGCCGGCCAGAACGTGACCCTGGCCGGGCAGGCCAGCATGGCCCTGATGGCCCGGCCCATCGCCATGCGGCGTTGCCTGGTGAACCTGATCGACAATGCCGTCAAATATGGCCAGTACGCGCAGGTCACCGTTGAACGCATCGCCGGCGCCGCACGCATCCGCATCCGCGACGGCGGGCCGGGTATTGCGCCGGATCAGCTGGCCAAAGTGTTCGAACCGTTTTATCGCATCGAGACCTCGCGTTCGCGCGAATCGGGCGGCACGGGCCTGGGCCTGACCATCGCGCGCAATATCGCCGAGCAACATGGCGCCACGGTTTCACTGCTCAATCATGTCGACGGTGGACTGGAAGTTACCCTGATCGTGCCAGAGTATTACGCAGGAAAGTGAGCATTTCCATGCGACAATATTGTGCTTTACGCCCCCCTGGCAACTACCTTCAACCTGCAGCCCTGCGCTGCAACAGCGTGACAGAACAATGAAAAAGACTAGCCTGGCAATCCTTGTGGGTGCTGCCCTGTGTATCGGTGGCGGCATCTGGTATTTCAATCATCAGCCAGGCAAAGCGGCCGGTGGGCAGGAGGGCAAAGGGGGCAAGGGCGGACAGGGGCCGGCCACGGTGAGCGTGGTGGTGCCGCTGCGACAGGATGTACCGATGCTGCTGCAAGCCAATGGCAGCGTGACACCCATCAGCAGCGTCGACCTGCATCCACAGACGACCAGTACGATCACCAAGGTGCACATCCGCGAAGGCCAGTTCGTCAAGCAGGGCGAGCTGATGTTTACGCTGGACGCGCGCAGCGAGCACGCGAACGTCGACAAGGCGCAGGCGCAGGTCTTGCGCGACCGCGCCTCGGTGCAGGACTTCGAGCGCCAGCTCAAGCGCAACCAGGATTTGCTGAGCAAGAATTTCATCGCCCAGGGTGCCGTCGATACCCTGCAAAGCCAGCTCGACGCGGCACGTGCCTTGCTGGCCGCCGACCAGGCCGCCTTGCGCGCCGCCCAGGTCGATTCCAGCTACACCGTCCTGCGCGCGCCGCAGGCGGGCAGGGTGGGCGCCATCAATGTCTACGCGGGCAGCCTGGTGCAGCCGACTACTTCGCTGACCAGCATCACCCAGCTCGACCCGATCGACGTGGTCTTCACCTTGCCGGAAAGCAGTCTGTCGGGCTTGCTGGCGGCGCAGAAGGCGGGCGAGGTGGCGGTCAAGGCGCTGCTGTCGGACGCGGGCGGCAAGCAGCTCGACGGCAAACTGAACTTCATCGATAATGCCGTCGATCCCGCCACGGGCGTGATCAAGGTCAAGGCCCGTTTCAACAATGGCGGCACCGATTTGTGGCCTGGCCAGTATGTGAATACGCAGCTGACCGTGCGCACCCTCAAGGATGCGCTCGTGATTCCGCAAAACGCCATCATCACGAGCACTACCGGCACCTTCGTGTACTCGATGGAGGCGGACAGCACGGCCAAGATGCGCAAGATTGCCCGCGTGTATGCATTTGGACCGAATGCCGTCGTCACCGGCCTGGCCGGCGATGAAAAAGTCATCGTCGATGGCAAGCAAAACTTGCGTCCGGGTAGCAAGGTGCGCCTGGTGGAAAAACACAAGGCTGCCGATGGCGCCGCCGCAGCGCAGGGCAAGCCAGCATGAACCTGTCCGAACTGAGCATCCGCCGCCCCGTCATGGTGGTGCTGCTGTCCCTCTCCATCATCCTGGCTGGCGTGCTGGCCTACCTGCAAATTCCCGTTGCCGCCTTGCCGAGCTACAACACGCCCGTCATCAACGTCAGCGCCGACCTGGCCGGCGCCAGCCCGGAAACGATGGCTTCGTCCGTGGCCTTGCCGCTGGAAAAGCAGTTTTCCACCATTTCTGGCCTCAGCCTGATCACGTCCACGAGTACCCTGGGCAATACTTCGCTGACCCTGGAGTTTGACGCCAGCATCAACGTCAACGAGGCGGCCGTCGACGTGCAGGCGGCCCTGCTGCGCGCGCAGCGCCAGTTGCCGACGGAAATGACGGACTTGCCGTCCTACCGCAAGGTCAATCCGGCCGATGCGCCCGTGCTGTTCATCCAGATGACGTCACCCTCGCTGAACTTGTCGGACCTCAACGATTATGCGGAAAACCTGATCGCGCCGAGCCTGTCGACCTTGCCTGGCGTGGCCCAGGTTATCGTGAATGGCCAGAAGCGCTTTGCCGTGCGCGTGCGCGCCCGTGCCGACCTGATGAATGCGCGCAACCTGACGATGGACGAACTGGCCATTGCCTTGCGCACCTCGAACACGAATTCCCCGCTGGGCATTCTTGACGGCCCCAGCCAGACCCTGACCATCCAGGGCAATCCGCAAATGATGAAAGCGGCCGATTTTGCCGAACTGATCGTCGCCAGCCGCAACGGCCAGCCCGTGCGCCTGAAAGACGTGGCCGAGGTGGAAGACAGCTTTCAATCGATCAAGGCCGTCGGCAGTTTCAATGGCGAGCGCTCGATCAGCCTGATGGTGCAGCGCCAACCGGATGCCAACACCGTGCAAGTGGTCGATGGCGTGCGCCGATTGCTGCCTGGCTTCAAGGAGCAATTGCCGCAGTCGATACAGATCAGCCTGGTCAACGACCGCTCGCTGTCGATCCGCGAAGCCATCCACGACGTGAATCTGACCCTGGCCCTGACGGTGGTGCTGGTGGTGCTGGTGATCTTTTTGTTCCTGCACCGCGCGGCCGCCACCTTCATTCCCGCCGTCACCATGCCGATCTCGCTGCTCGGCGCCCTGGCCCTGCTGTACTGGCTCGGCTACAGTCTCGACAACGTTTCCCTGCTGGGCATCACCCTGGCCGTGGGCCTCGTCGTCGACGATGCCATCGTGGTGCTGGAAAACATCGTGCGCCATATCGAGATGGGCAAGAAACCGATACGCGCGGCCCTGGAAGGGGCGAAGGAGATGGGCTTTACCATCATCTCGATTTCCGTCTCGCTGGTGGCCGTGTTCATCCCCATCTTCTTCATGCCGGGCGTGATCGGTTTGCTGTTCCACGAGTTCGCCGTCGTCGTTTCGCTGGCCGTGCTGGTGTCTGCCGTCGTGTCGCTGACCCTGGTGCCGATGCTGGCCAGCCGCTTCCTGCCGGCCGATTCGCGCGAGCACAATGACAGCGACCCCACGCATGGCGAAAAAACCTTCATCGGCCGCCACTTCGAGGCGGGTTTCACGGCATTGCGCAACGGCTACGTGCATCTGCTCGACAAGGCACTGGCGCACCGCAACGTGGTGCTGTTCGTTGCCGTGTGCACTTTTGCCCTGACGGTGCTGCTGTACGCGACCATTCCGAAAGGTTTCTTCCCCGAGGAAGACCTGGGTCAGATCCAGGTGAATACGGAAGCGTCGGAAGACATCTCATCCGCGGCATTGCAGGATTTGCAGGCGCGCGTGGCGGCCGTGCTCAAGGCGGACCCCAGCGTGCAGGATGTGACCTCGTTCGTCGGCGGCGGCAACACGGGCCGCATGTTCATGGTCTTGAAACCGCGCAGCGAACGGCCGAAAATGCCGGTGGTGCTGGAAAACCTGCGCCGCGCGGCGGGCACCGTGCCCGGCATGGCCGTGTATTTCCGGCCCGTGCAAAACTTGCAGCTGGGCGGGCGCCAGAGCAAGAGCCGCTACCAGTACACCTTGCAAAGCGTCAGTCCCGACGCCTTGAATGACTGGGCGGAAAAGTTTATTGCCGGCATGCGCGCCGATCCCGCCTTCCGCGACGTCACCAGCGATTCGCAGATCAAGGGCTTGCAGGCCTCGCTGCGGATCGACCGCGACAAGGCCAATCTGCTGGGCGTGCAAATGTCCGATATCCGCACGGCCCTGTACAGCGCTTTTGGCGAGCGGCAAGTATCGACCATCTATTCGTCGGCGGCCAGCTATTACGTGATCCTGGAAGCGGCCACGGCGGATCGCCAGTATGACGATGCGCTCACGCGCGTGTCCGTGCGCAGCAAGACGGGCGCACTGGTGAAATTGTCAAGTATTGCCTACGTGGAACGCACGATAGGCCCCACGTCCGTCAATCACCAGGGGCAGTTGCAGGCCGTGACGATCTCCTTCAACCTGGCGCCGGACGTGCCGCTGGGTGTCGCCACGGGCAAGATCGACGTAATGGGCAAGGGCATGAGCTTGCCGGCCTCCATCATCACGCGCTACGGCGGCGACGCGGCCGTGTTCCAGAGCTCGCAGTCGAGCCAGATCATCCTCATCATCGCCGCGCTGGCCGTGATCTATGTGCTGCTCGGCGTGCTGTATGAAAGCTATATCCACCCGCTGACCATCCTGGCCGGCTTGCCATCGGCGGCCGTGGGCGCGCTGCTGACCCTGCGCCTGTTCGGCATGGACCTGACCATGATCGCCATCATCGGCATTTTGATGCTGATCGGTATCGTCAAGAAAAACGCCATCATGATGATCGACTTTGCCCTGCATGCGCAGCGCAACGACGGGCTGGCGCCGGCCGAGGCCATCCGCCAGGCGTGCATCCTGCGTTTCCGTCCCATCATGATGACATCGGCGGCGGCCCTGATGGGCGCCTTGCCGATCGCCCTGGGCCTAGGCGCCGGCGCCGAGCTGCGCCAGCCGCTGGGCCTGGCCGTGGTCGGTGGATTGCTGTTTTCGCAAGTGATTACCCTGTTCATCACGCCCGTCATCTATTTGTTCCTCGACAAGTACAGCGGCACGGGGCCGGTGACGGACGAGCAACTGGTGGCACTCGACAACAAGGCTTGAGCGCGTGCGTTACCCGTTGACCCGTTGACCCGTGGCCGGCGCCCCATTCCTGCGTGAATGGGGCGCCGGTTTTGTATGGGCAGTGATACATACGGTAACAACCGTCAAGGGGCGGCTCGGGTACTCTGGTCAGCGCTGCAAGGAATGTCGCTATCCTGTAGGCTTCGGGTTGGAAAGGCCGAGGAAGTGTTCCCAAAAGCAAGGGACTCTGGCACTATGGCTGCCCTGTAATGTTATTTCTTCGCTACACAGAAAGCACGATTCATTTTGCATGACACGACCCATTTGTTGGCTGCCGATTCCGATGTTTGCCCCACCTGCGGGCAAGTGATCCAGCCACTGCCGGCCTACGGGTCCAGGACCAGCACCACGCGCAAGGTGGCGCTTGGCGTGTCCGTCTTGCTGCACGTGCTGCTGGCGGCGTATGTCCTGTTGCGCAGCGACAAGATCGAAAAGATCCCGCCGCCGAAGAAGGAAAGCGCGATGGTCTACATCGCGCCCCTGAAAGACAAGCCGCAACCGAAGCCGCAACCGAAACCCACGCCCAAGCCGAAGGACACGAAAGTGGCCAAGGTGAAACCGCCGCCGGCGCCGAGCAAGCGCGTGGTGACGAAAGACGTGCCGCGCGACAAGCCAAAACTGGAAACGTTTACGCCGCCGCTGGTGTCGAAAGTGCCGTTGCCGCCGCCACCGGCTGAAGACATGAGTTCGATGATCGAGCAGCGGCGCAAACAGCGCGAGGCGCAAAATCCCACGCCGCCGGCCGAGGAAAGCGAGAATGACCGCGCCATGCGCGTGGCCAAGGCGAATATCGCCGGCGCACAGGGGCGCAATTCCGGCAGCGACCGCGAGGATTCGGGCGGCGTGTTTTCCATCGTCAACCAGACCTCGTTCAGCGCGGAAGTCAAATTCAAGGGCTGGAACGGCAACTTCAAGCGCAATTGGCTGAAGCAGGAAAAAGTCGAGCTGGGCAATGAGCCCGATATCGAAACGGCCATCGTGAAAAAGATGATCCAGCTGATCCGTGCCGAAAAGCCGGGCGACTTCGTCTGGGAATCGCGGCGCCTGGGGCGTAACGTCAACCTCAGCGCCCGCGTGGAAGACACGGCCGAGCTGACTGCCTTCCTGCGCCAGGAATTCTTTTCCGAGAAGCGGCCAGGACGGCGCTAAAAATTAAAAAGGCTGCGCGGTGTGACCGGGCAGCCTTTTTGTCATACGGCGCTGATGATGCTCAGGCCGGTTTATCCGACTCGGTGCCCGGCGCCGCTTCCACGTCGTCTTCCATGTCGATCAGTTCGACCATCTGGGCCGCCCCATCTTCGCTGATGCCGGCCAGTTCCATGATCTTGTCGTTGGCTTCGTCGATGCCGACTCTTTTCAAGGCCGAGAACAGTTGCACGGTGAACGGGAAGCCGACGCCGTCTTCATCCACGTAGCTGTCGAGCTTGGCTTTCGCCTGGCGCAAGGCATTCACGGATTCATTGCGGTTCAGCTTATCGACTTTCGTCAGGATGCAGTGGATCGGTTTGCCCGTCGGCGCGAACCATTCCAGCATTTGAATGTCCAGGTCGGTGAACGGACGGCGCGAATCCATGATCAGGATCAAACCGGCCAATTGCTCGCGACGCTGCACGTAGTCACCCAGCAGGCGCTGCCAGTGCAGTTTGGCCGAGCCCGACACTTCCGCGTAGCCATAGCCGGGCAAGTCGACCAGCAGGCATTCGATCTCTTCGACGATGGTGGCATCCTTGCGGTGCTGCGCCACATGGGCGCCGCCGATGGAGAAGTAGTTGATGTGCTGGGTACGGCCAGGTGTCTTGGAGGCGAACGCCAAGCCTTTCTGATTACACAAGATGTTGATGGCGGTCGATTTACCGGCATTGGAGCGGCCGGCAAAAGCGATTTCCGGCACCGTGGTATCGGGCAGGTCACGCAATTGGTTGACGGTCGTAAAGAAGCGGGCTTGCCAGAGTTTTGACATGGGAGTAGTAAAGCAACAAAATGGAGCGATAAGGGAGCGATAACGCCAAGAAGCTATTGTACAATAAGGGATTGTTAATTGTTGCCGGCGTAGCAGCGATGCGGCTTGCGGCCCTGAAAATAAATCAAAAATCTCAGGCGCGCGGCAATGTCCACCACTAATTTCTCACTGTCTCAGGGTGCCTGAATGAATCGTGCGTTTTCACCGTTGTTCAAATCCATGCTGCTCGCTTTGCTGGCTGTATCGGCAACTGCCTCCGCGGTCGAAGCACCGAAACCGGCCGTCAAGGCCGATGCCGCCAAGGGCGCGACCCTGTACGCCGATGGCGATGCGGCGCGCGGCTTGCCTGCCTGCGTGTCCTGCCATGGTGCGGCCGGCAACTCGACCATCACGGTCAACCCGAAGCTGGCCGGCCAGCACGAAAGCTATATCTACAAGCAACTGGTCGATTTCACCACGCCGGAGCGCAACCAGCCCGTCATGACGACGTACGCGAAGATGCTCAGCGACGCCGACAAGAAGAATATCGCCGCCTACCTGGGTGCGCAGCTGTCCAAGCCGGGCGCCGCGAAAAACAAGGATACGATTGACCTGGGCAAGAAAATCTACCGTGGTGGCATTGCTTCCAAGCAAGTTGCTGCCTGCGCCAGCTGTCATGGCGCGACGGGCAATGGCATTCCCGTCCAGTATCCGCGCATCGCCGGCCAGCACCAGGACTACACGGTGGCCCAGCTGACGATGTTCCGCAGCACCAAGGCTGACGCCCGCAAGAACAGCGCGCAAATGCACACCATCGCCGCCCGCATGTCGGATGACGAGATTGCCGCCGTGGCCGATTACATCGCCGGCCTGAAGTAAGTTTTCATAGTGGCAAGAGATTGCCAGGCGCAGCAGCGCGCATGAACGAGGGCGGCCGTCTCAACAGGCTGCCCTTTTTTATGGCAAGGGCCAAAACTGGAGTATGCTGCCGCCTTGCGCGCAGAAACACTCTGCTCCATGCCACATTTTCTTGAAGATTGCATATCCCGTATGAGTATCCACGTATGAGCACAGGCACGACCGGAATCGAGTTAAAGACCCAACGCCGCAGCCTGGCTGAATTCGTCGAGCTGGTCTCGTCGATGCGCTTTGCCATCAGCCTGCTGACCCTGATCGCCGTCGCGTCCATCATCGGCACCGTGCTCAAGCAGAACGAGCCCATGCCCAATTATGTCAATCAGTTCGGTCCGTTCTGGTTCGCCGTCTTTGACAAGCTGAGCCTGTATTCCGTGTATTCGGCCTGGTGGTTCCTTGTGATCATGGGTTTCCTCGTCGCCTCGACCTCGCTGTGCATCGTGCGCAATGCGCCGAAGATGCTCAAGGATATGCGCAGCTGGCGCGAAACCGTACGCGAACAATCGTTGCGCAATTTCCATCACAAGCTGGAATGGAAGGCGCCGCTGCCGCGCGCCGTACTGGCGCAGCAGATGGTGATGCGCCTGAAGGACGCCGGCTACGGTTCCAAGGTGGTGGAAAAGGAGAACGCCACCCTGGTGGCCGCCAAGCGCGGCGCGGCCAATAAATGGGGCTATATCTTTGCCCACGGCGCCATCGTCATCATCTGCGTGGGCGGCTTGCTCGATTCGGAAATGCCGATCCGCATACAACAATGGTTCTTCGGCAAGACGCCGTTTTCCGGCAGCGGCGTGATCGCCGACATTCCCGCCCAGCACCGTTTGAGCCTGTCGAACCCTACTTTCCGCGGCAATACCATGATCCCGGAAGGCTCGTCGAGCAACACGGCCATCATTCCCCAGGCCGATGGCGTGCTGATCCAGGATCTGCCCATCACCATCCTGCTGAAAAAATTCCACATCGATTTCTACAGCACCGGCATGCCCAAGCTGTTCGCCAGCGATGTCGTCATCACCGACCATGTCACGGGCGAGACCTTCCCTGCCACCATCAAAGTCAACCAGCCGCTGCTGTACAAGGGCCTGGCCCTGTACCAGTCCAGCTTTGAGGATGGCGGCAGCAAGCTCAAGTTGACGGGTTTTCCCATGACGGGCAAGACGACGAAACGCTTCGATATCGGCGGCGAAGTGGGCGGCAGCACGCCGCTCGAGCGCAGCGATGGCAATTCCTACACGGTGGAATGGTCGGGTTTCCGCCCCTTCAACGTGGAAAACCTCAGCGCGGGCCAGGATGTGCGCGCCGTCAGCAAGGCGGAAAGCTTTAACGATAAATTTGCCGTCGGCCTCGACAAACGCCTGGGTTCGGCCGCGAAGAACGCGAACAACAAGGATCTCAAGAACGTCGGTCCTTCGGTGCAATACAAATTGCGCGACAAGACGGGCCAGGCGCGCGAGTACCAGAACTACATGCAGCCCGTCACGGTCGATGGCGCCACCGTCTTCCTGGCCGGCATGCGCATCAACCCCAGCGATGCCTTCAGCTTCCTGCGCATTCCCGCCGACGACAATTACAGCGTGACGGAATGGATGCGCTTGCGTGCCGCGCTGCAAGATCCCGCGCTGCGCCAGCAGGCCGCCACGCGCTATGCGGCGCGCGCCATGCCGCAGGCGAACGCGGAAGCCCTGCGCGGCCAGTTGCAGGAATCGGCGGCGAAAAGCCTGGGCATCTTTGCCGGCAATGGACAAGAGGGTGGTTTCCTCGCCATTTCACGTTTCCTGGAGAAAGTACCTGCGGCCGAGCAGGAAAAAGCGGCCGATATCTTCATGAAAATTCTCAATGGCAGCCTGTGGGACTTGTGGCAGGCGGCGCGCGCCCAGGATGGCTTGAAAGCCATCGAGGCCGATGACAAGCACGGCCGCTTCCTGCAGCTGGCCACGAATGCGCTGTCCGACAGCTTCTTCTATGGCGCGCCCGTGTATCTGCAGCTCGATGAGTTTACGGAAATCAAGGCGTCCGTACTGCAAGTGACGCGTTCGCCAGGCAAGAGCGTGGTCTACCTCGGTTGTTTGTTCCTCGTGATCGGCGTATTTTCCATGTTCTATATCCGCGAACGCCGCCTGTGGGTGTGGATCAAGGATGGCGAGGGCGGCAGCGAGGCCCTGATGGCCATGAGCACGCAACGCAAGACCCTGGATTTTGAAAAAGAATTTGAGACTTTGAAGGCAAAGCTGCCGCAATCGGCGTAAGCTGCGCTGAGTTGGATTGGCTGAGTTTCGGGACGCTTGCGCGTCGCCGGGAATGGAGAAAATGATGGAATTGGCAAACAAGCAAATATATACGCAGGAACCAGGATTTTTCAAGCGCCTGAGCCTGATCGATTGGCTGTATGGCGCCGGCTTGCTGGCCGCCTCCCTGTTCGGCCTGATGCGCTTTGGCGCCTTCATGGATATCTATGAAAAGGCCATCTTGCTGGCCGCGGCGCCCACGTTTGCATGGCTGGGCTGGTACTGGAAGCCCGTGCGCTGGCTGATCCCCGTGGCGGCCGTGCTGTCGCTGTTCGCCATCGAGCTGTACGCCGGTCATCTGGACATGGCGAACCAGAAATTCTTCCTGAAATACATCTTGTCGAGCCAGTCCGCCATTCTGTGGATGGGCACACTTTTCGTGCTGTCGACCCTGTTCTACTGGATCGGCCTGGTGGCGCGCTCGGAATTCGGTTCGTCCGTCGGTTCCCTGCTGTGCTGGGCCGGCGTGGTCCTGGGCCTGACGGGCATGCTGGTGCGCTGGTACGAGTCTTACCTGATCGGCACCGACGTGGGCCATATTCCCGTGTCGAACCTGTATGAAGTGTTTATCCTGTTTTCGCTGATCACGGCCATGTTCTACCTGTACTACGAGCAGCATTATGCGACGCGCCAGCTGGGCGCCTTCGTCATGCTGGTCATTTCGGCAGCCGTGGTGTTCCTGATGTGGTACACGGTCACGCGCGACGCGGCCGAAATCCAGCCGCTGGTACCGGCCCTGCAAAGCTGGTGGATGAAGATCCACGTGCCGGCCAACTTCATCGGCTACGGCACGTTCGCCCTGTCGGCCATGGTGGCGGCAGCCTACCTGCTCAAATCGAGCGGCTACCTGGTCGACCGCCTGCCTTCGCTGGAAGTGCTCGACGACGTCATGTACAAGGCCATTTCCGTGGGCTTTGCTTTCTTCACGGTAGCGACCATCCTGGGCGCCCTGTGGGCGGCCGAAGCGTGGGGCGGCTACTGGTCGTGGGATCCGAAGGAAACGTGGGCGCTGATCGTCTGGCTCAACTATGCGGCCTGGCTGCACATGCGATTGATGACGGGCTTGCGCGGCCGCGTCGCCGCCTGGTGGGCGCTGGTGGGCTTGCTGGTGACGACGTTTGCCTTCTTGGGCGTCAACATGTTCCTTTCGGGCCTGCATTCTTACGGAAAACTGTAAAAGTAGGCACTTTAGTAACGTTTTTTTTGCATGACAGAAGCGTCATGAACGGCCCGGAAAAACTGGTGTAAGGTAGATCCAATCACCTTTTTCCGGAGCCGCCATGTTGATCAAGCGCAGTCCCAACGGCATCGAGTTGCCGTATTCTTCCGAAATCACGCCGCGCGCCGTGTTTGAATCGCGCCGCAGCTTCATCAAGCAAGTGGCGCTGGGCTCAATGTCCAGTGCGGCCTTGCTGGAAATGGCCAGCCGCGAAGCGTTCGCGCAAGGCAGCAATCCCAAGCTGGCTGCCAAATTGAATCCCGCCTATTCGGCGCTGGACAAGCAGACGGCCTATAAAGACGCCACCAGTTACAACAATTTCTACGAATTCGGCACGGACAAGAGCGACCCGGCGCAAAACGCGGGCACCTTGCGCACGCGGCCGTGGACGGTCAGCATTGAAGGCGAGGTCAAGAAGCCCATGACCCTCGATCTCGATGCGCTGTTAAAACTGGCGCCGCTGGAAGAGCGTGTCTACCGGCTGCGCTGCGTGGAAGGCTGGTCGATGGTCATCCCCTGGGTCGGTTATTCCTTCTCGGAAATCATCAAGAAGGTCGAGCCGACGGGCAATGCCAAGTATGTGGAATTCATCACCCTGGCCGACAAGAAGCAGATGCCGGGCGTGGGCAGCCGCGTGCTGCAGTGGCCGTATACGGAAGGCTTGCGCATCGATGAAGCGAACCATCCGCTGGCGCTGCTGACCCTGGGCATGTATGGCGAAACCTTGCCGAACCAGAATGGTGCACCGGTGCGCATGGTCTTGCCATGGAAATACGGTTTCAAGTCAGCCAAATCCATCGTCAAGATCCGTTTCGTCAAGGAGCAGCCGCGCACGTCGTGGAACCTGTCAGCACCGTCCGAATACGGTTTTTATTCGAACGTGAACCCGAACGTCGATCATCCGCGCTGGTCGCAAGCTTCCGAGCGGCGCATCGGCGAGGACGGGTTTCTCGCGCGCAAGCGCAAGACCCTGATGTTCAATGGCTACAACGATGTCGCTTCCTTGTACGCGGGCATGGATCTGAAGAAGTTCTTTTAAGGAAAGACCATGGCCCTCAACCCCACGCCGAGACAATTGTCGCTATTCAAAAGCCTGGTTTTTCTGCTGGCGCTGCTGCCGTTTGCCCGCATGGTCTGGCTCACGTACACGGGGCAACTGGTGGAGCCACTGGAATTCATCACGCGCGGCACGGGCGACTGGACCCTGTATTTCCTGTGCATCAGCCTGGCTGTCACGCCCTTGCGCCGGTTCACGCAATGGAATTGGCTGATCAAGCTGCGGCGCATGCTGGGCCTGTTCGTGTTTTTCTACGCGGCACTGCACTTCACCACGTTTTTATGGTTCGATCACTTTTTTGATGTGCAGGAAATGTGGAAGGATGTGCTCAAGCGGCCATTCATCACGGTGGGTTTCATCGCCTTCGTCTTGCTCATTCCGCTGGCCGTGACGAGCA
Above is a genomic segment from Janthinobacterium sp. 64 containing:
- a CDS encoding cytochrome c biogenesis protein ResB; this translates as MSTGTTGIELKTQRRSLAEFVELVSSMRFAISLLTLIAVASIIGTVLKQNEPMPNYVNQFGPFWFAVFDKLSLYSVYSAWWFLVIMGFLVASTSLCIVRNAPKMLKDMRSWRETVREQSLRNFHHKLEWKAPLPRAVLAQQMVMRLKDAGYGSKVVEKENATLVAAKRGAANKWGYIFAHGAIVIICVGGLLDSEMPIRIQQWFFGKTPFSGSGVIADIPAQHRLSLSNPTFRGNTMIPEGSSSNTAIIPQADGVLIQDLPITILLKKFHIDFYSTGMPKLFASDVVITDHVTGETFPATIKVNQPLLYKGLALYQSSFEDGGSKLKLTGFPMTGKTTKRFDIGGEVGGSTPLERSDGNSYTVEWSGFRPFNVENLSAGQDVRAVSKAESFNDKFAVGLDKRLGSAAKNANNKDLKNVGPSVQYKLRDKTGQAREYQNYMQPVTVDGATVFLAGMRINPSDAFSFLRIPADDNYSVTEWMRLRAALQDPALRQQAATRYAARAMPQANAEALRGQLQESAAKSLGIFAGNGQEGGFLAISRFLEKVPAAEQEKAADIFMKILNGSLWDLWQAARAQDGLKAIEADDKHGRFLQLATNALSDSFFYGAPVYLQLDEFTEIKASVLQVTRSPGKSVVYLGCLFLVIGVFSMFYIRERRLWVWIKDGEGGSEALMAMSTQRKTLDFEKEFETLKAKLPQSA
- the ccsB gene encoding c-type cytochrome biogenesis protein CcsB gives rise to the protein MELANKQIYTQEPGFFKRLSLIDWLYGAGLLAASLFGLMRFGAFMDIYEKAILLAAAPTFAWLGWYWKPVRWLIPVAAVLSLFAIELYAGHLDMANQKFFLKYILSSQSAILWMGTLFVLSTLFYWIGLVARSEFGSSVGSLLCWAGVVLGLTGMLVRWYESYLIGTDVGHIPVSNLYEVFILFSLITAMFYLYYEQHYATRQLGAFVMLVISAAVVFLMWYTVTRDAAEIQPLVPALQSWWMKIHVPANFIGYGTFALSAMVAAAYLLKSSGYLVDRLPSLEVLDDVMYKAISVGFAFFTVATILGALWAAEAWGGYWSWDPKETWALIVWLNYAAWLHMRLMTGLRGRVAAWWALVGLLVTTFAFLGVNMFLSGLHSYGKL
- the msrP gene encoding protein-methionine-sulfoxide reductase catalytic subunit MsrP yields the protein MLIKRSPNGIELPYSSEITPRAVFESRRSFIKQVALGSMSSAALLEMASREAFAQGSNPKLAAKLNPAYSALDKQTAYKDATSYNNFYEFGTDKSDPAQNAGTLRTRPWTVSIEGEVKKPMTLDLDALLKLAPLEERVYRLRCVEGWSMVIPWVGYSFSEIIKKVEPTGNAKYVEFITLADKKQMPGVGSRVLQWPYTEGLRIDEANHPLALLTLGMYGETLPNQNGAPVRMVLPWKYGFKSAKSIVKIRFVKEQPRTSWNLSAPSEYGFYSNVNPNVDHPRWSQASERRIGEDGFLARKRKTLMFNGYNDVASLYAGMDLKKFF
- a CDS encoding sulfite oxidase heme-binding subunit YedZ — protein: MALNPTPRQLSLFKSLVFLLALLPFARMVWLTYTGQLVEPLEFITRGTGDWTLYFLCISLAVTPLRRFTQWNWLIKLRRMLGLFVFFYAALHFTTFLWFDHFFDVQEMWKDVLKRPFITVGFIAFVLLIPLAVTSTNGMVKRLGGKRWQWLHRLIYIIAPLGILHFWWMKAGKNNFAQPILFGSIVALLLLIRVYFAWSKREKSARAANAATPVRSI